Proteins found in one Lysinibacillus fusiformis genomic segment:
- a CDS encoding recombinase family protein: protein MIYGYQRPLYNDEDMQIQTVALKNCDHLFTENHGRAKKRLALEELLMTIEKDDTIQVLRFFSIADTTRHLEDLLKICKRDQVTIHFMEENITSTQILEMPLEQVLQFFLTFQSDIVKQSTTLGMAEAKAKGKSIGRPKKSDENIKKAIEMYQSGNTLLDIKNETGISKSTLYRYLESIE, encoded by the coding sequence ATGATTTACGGTTATCAACGACCCTTATATAATGATGAGGATATGCAAATTCAAACTGTTGCTTTAAAGAATTGTGACCATCTATTTACTGAAAATCATGGTCGTGCGAAAAAGCGATTAGCGCTTGAAGAATTACTCATGACAATAGAAAAAGACGATACCATTCAGGTACTTCGTTTCTTTAGCATCGCGGATACAACTAGGCATTTAGAAGACCTACTAAAAATTTGTAAAAGAGATCAGGTAACTATTCACTTTATGGAGGAAAATATTACGTCCACACAAATTCTTGAAATGCCACTTGAGCAAGTTTTACAATTCTTTTTAACATTTCAAAGTGATATCGTAAAGCAATCAACTACTTTAGGAATGGCTGAAGCAAAAGCAAAAGGAAAATCAATTGGGCGACCTAAGAAATCAGATGAAAATATAAAAAAGGCAATTGAGATGTATCAGTCTGGAAACACATTATTGGATATTAAGAATGAAACAGGTATTAGTAAATCAACGCTTTATCGTTATCTAGAGTCAATAGAATAA
- a CDS encoding SulP family inorganic anion transporter: MMQSLKQQWFGNVRGDILSGMVVALALIPEAIAFSIIAGVDPMVGLYASFSIAVIIAFVGGRPGMISAATGAMALVIADLVADHGLQYLLAATILTGIIQVLFGVFGIAKLMRFIPNSVMIGFVNALAILIFMAQVPHFFREGYVTYIFIVVTLCIVYILPRFIKAIPAPLIAIIMLTAVTFIFNFELKTIGDLGAISQSLPHFFIPDVPFNFETLVIIFPYALALALVGLMESLMTAQIVDDMTDTKSNKNIEARGQGIANIVNGFFGGMAGCAMIGQSMINVKSGGRGRLSTLVAGMFLMFLILVLGNIVVDIPMPVLVGIMIMVSIGTFDWGSFKYIVKAPKSEAFVMLATVAVVVYTDNLAIGVVLGVILSSLFFVATISKVRIHQDNGTFIVEGPLFFASTQKFVQTLEAVKADIVTIDLTSSHLWDESAVGAVVKVVTKLEEQGKTVKVIGMNPASEKLYNQLLNVSVSH; the protein is encoded by the coding sequence ATCATGCAAAGTTTAAAGCAACAATGGTTTGGTAATGTGCGTGGTGACATCTTATCAGGGATGGTCGTCGCCTTAGCGCTTATACCTGAAGCAATTGCCTTTTCTATCATTGCTGGTGTCGATCCAATGGTCGGACTTTATGCGTCCTTTTCTATTGCTGTTATTATAGCATTTGTTGGGGGAAGACCGGGAATGATTTCTGCCGCAACAGGAGCAATGGCACTCGTGATTGCAGATTTGGTGGCAGACCATGGGTTACAATATTTATTAGCAGCAACCATTTTAACAGGAATTATTCAAGTTTTATTTGGTGTATTTGGAATTGCTAAGCTCATGCGTTTTATACCAAATTCGGTCATGATTGGCTTTGTTAATGCACTAGCAATCTTAATTTTCATGGCTCAAGTACCACACTTTTTTCGAGAAGGGTATGTAACGTATATATTCATCGTGGTCACATTATGTATCGTATACATTTTACCTCGATTCATTAAAGCAATACCTGCACCGTTAATTGCGATTATTATGTTAACGGCTGTAACATTCATTTTTAATTTTGAACTAAAAACGATAGGAGATCTAGGTGCAATTTCACAGAGCTTACCGCATTTTTTCATTCCAGACGTACCATTTAATTTTGAAACGTTAGTAATTATTTTCCCTTACGCACTAGCATTAGCGCTTGTTGGGTTAATGGAATCACTAATGACCGCACAAATTGTTGATGATATGACGGATACAAAATCCAATAAAAATATTGAGGCACGTGGACAAGGAATTGCAAACATCGTTAACGGTTTCTTTGGTGGTATGGCGGGATGTGCAATGATCGGACAATCGATGATTAACGTAAAATCAGGTGGTCGAGGACGCCTATCAACACTTGTGGCTGGGATGTTCCTAATGTTCTTAATCCTGGTACTTGGCAACATCGTGGTTGATATTCCAATGCCAGTACTTGTAGGAATTATGATCATGGTAAGTATTGGTACATTTGATTGGGGATCGTTTAAATATATTGTCAAAGCACCTAAAAGTGAGGCATTCGTTATGCTTGCAACCGTAGCTGTAGTTGTCTATACAGATAACTTGGCGATTGGAGTTGTATTAGGAGTAATTTTAAGTTCTTTATTCTTTGTTGCAACGATTTCAAAGGTACGAATACATCAAGATAACGGTACATTTATTGTAGAAGGTCCTTTATTCTTTGCGTCTACACAAAAATTTGTCCAAACACTTGAAGCAGTTAAGGCTGATATCGTTACAATCGACTTAACAAGTAGCCATTTATGGGATGAATCAGCAGTTGGTGCAGTCGTAAAAGTCGTCACGAAGTTAGAAGAGCAGGGGAAAACAGTGAAAGTCATTGGCATGAACCCAGCGAGTGAAAAATTATATAACCAATTATTAAATGTAAGTGTATCACATTAA